One window of Aliarcobacter lanthieri genomic DNA carries:
- a CDS encoding substrate-binding domain-containing protein, producing the protein MNLKKSSMALIASALLVSSLSARDQIKIVGSSTVYPFSSSVAEEFGATTSYPTPVVESTGTGGGLKLFCTGADINTPDIANASRKMKASELKMCQDNGVTDITEALIGFDGIAIAQSSKVQSFNVTKEQLALAVAKEVPSKDGKSLVANPYKKWSDISNNLPNREIIVYGPPKSSGTRDSFEELVLQTVFEKMSVYTDLFKQDEKANKKYKAYSELRTDGVYVESGENDNLIVQRLTKNEAAIGIFGYSFLAENKDKVVGLSIDNISPTVDTIANATYPIARSMYFYIKNQHSKDVPSLKEFTKLFVSEKMLGTDGILTEIGLIPLTDDVRTKARAKVLNSEKLTEADLKH; encoded by the coding sequence ATGAATTTAAAAAAATCATCTATGGCATTGATAGCGAGTGCCTTATTAGTGTCAAGTTTAAGTGCAAGAGACCAAATTAAAATTGTTGGTTCATCAACAGTTTATCCTTTTTCATCTTCAGTTGCTGAAGAATTTGGAGCTACTACATCATACCCAACTCCAGTTGTAGAATCAACAGGAACTGGTGGTGGATTAAAATTATTTTGTACTGGAGCTGATATAAATACACCAGATATTGCAAATGCTTCAAGAAAAATGAAAGCAAGTGAACTAAAAATGTGTCAAGATAATGGTGTTACAGATATAACTGAAGCTTTAATTGGATTTGATGGTATTGCGATAGCTCAAAGCTCAAAAGTACAAAGTTTTAATGTAACAAAAGAACAATTAGCATTGGCAGTTGCAAAAGAAGTTCCTTCAAAAGATGGTAAATCATTAGTAGCAAATCCATACAAAAAATGGTCAGATATTAGTAATAATTTACCAAATAGAGAAATCATTGTTTATGGACCACCAAAATCATCTGGAACTAGAGATTCTTTTGAAGAGTTAGTATTACAAACAGTATTTGAAAAAATGTCAGTTTATACAGATTTATTCAAACAAGATGAAAAAGCAAATAAAAAATATAAAGCTTATTCAGAACTTAGAACAGATGGAGTTTATGTAGAATCTGGTGAAAATGATAACTTAATTGTTCAAAGACTTACAAAGAATGAAGCAGCAATTGGTATTTTTGGGTACTCATTTTTAGCTGAAAACAAAGATAAAGTTGTTGGACTTAGTATAGATAATATTTCACCAACAGTTGATACTATTGCAAATGCTACATATCCGATTGCTCGATCTATGTATTTTTATATCAAAAATCAACATTCAAAAGATGTTCCATCTTTAAAAGAGTTTACAAAACTTTTTGTATCTGAAAAAATGCTTGGAACAGATGGAATTTTAACTGAAATTGGACTTATTCCATTAACTGATGATGTAAGAACAAAAGCTAGAGCAAAAGTTTTAAATAGTGAAAAACTAACAGAAGCTGATTTAAAACACTAA
- the prfA gene encoding peptide chain release factor 1 encodes MLKNRLQPFITRYEEITQSLMSPDITSDIKRMTSLSKEQSNIEPIVNKAKEYIKVLEDIEENKLILDDPELGDLAKEELKELEASKPILEDEIKVLMIPKDPNDDRNIYLELRAGTGGDEAALFVGDLFRGYLRYAENNGWKVEIMSSSDSEAGGYKEIVILVKGDHVYSKLKFEGGTHRVQRVPATESQGRVHTSAITVAVMPEVDDVEVEINENDLKIDVMRASGNGGQSVNTTDSAVRITHIPSGIVVTNQDQKSQHKNKERAMKVLKAKLYEIEMEKKMEAEGANRKEQVGTGDRSGRIRTYNFPQNRISDHRINLTLYRLENILNDGLFDEVIDPLIADHQSRLIEANGL; translated from the coding sequence ATGCTAAAAAATAGACTTCAACCATTTATTACTAGATATGAGGAAATAACTCAATCATTGATGAGTCCTGATATCACAAGTGATATAAAAAGAATGACATCTTTATCAAAAGAGCAATCAAATATAGAGCCAATAGTTAACAAAGCTAAAGAGTATATAAAAGTTCTTGAAGATATTGAAGAAAATAAGCTTATACTTGATGATCCTGAATTAGGTGATTTAGCAAAAGAAGAATTAAAAGAATTAGAAGCTTCTAAACCAATTTTAGAAGATGAAATAAAAGTTTTAATGATTCCTAAAGATCCAAATGACGATAGAAATATTTACTTGGAGCTAAGAGCTGGAACAGGTGGAGATGAAGCTGCACTATTTGTAGGTGATTTATTTAGAGGTTACTTAAGATATGCAGAAAACAATGGTTGGAAAGTAGAGATCATGAGTTCAAGTGATAGTGAAGCGGGTGGTTACAAAGAAATAGTAATCTTAGTAAAAGGTGACCATGTGTATTCAAAACTAAAATTTGAAGGTGGAACTCATAGAGTTCAAAGAGTTCCAGCAACAGAATCTCAAGGTAGAGTTCATACATCAGCTATTACAGTTGCAGTTATGCCTGAAGTTGATGATGTTGAAGTTGAAATAAATGAAAATGATCTAAAAATTGATGTTATGAGAGCTAGTGGAAATGGTGGACAATCTGTAAATACTACAGATTCGGCTGTAAGAATCACACATATTCCTTCTGGTATTGTTGTAACAAATCAAGATCAAAAATCTCAACATAAAAATAAAGAAAGAGCTATGAAAGTTTTAAAAGCTAAACTTTATGAAATTGAGATGGAAAAAAAGATGGAAGCTGAAGGTGCAAACCGAAAAGAGCAAGTAGGAACTGGGGATAGAAGTGGAAGAATCAGAACTTATAATTTCCCACAAAATCGTATCAGTGATCATAGAATAAACTTGACTCTTTACAGACTTGAAAATATCTTAAATGATGGGCTGTTTGATGAAGTGATTGATCCTCTTATTGCTGATCATCAATCTAGACTTATCGAAGCAAATGGGCTATAA
- the rpsT gene encoding 30S ribosomal protein S20, with product MANHKSSEKRARQTLVKTERNRFYKTRIKNITKDVVSAVTAGDKEKAVEAMKVANKYFHHCVSKGVLPKGTAARKVSRLQLKVNAI from the coding sequence ATGGCAAATCACAAATCTTCTGAAAAGAGAGCTAGACAAACTTTAGTTAAGACTGAAAGAAACAGATTCTACAAAACTAGAATTAAAAACATTACAAAAGATGTAGTTTCAGCAGTAACAGCTGGAGACAAAGAAAAAGCTGTTGAAGCAATGAAAGTTGCAAATAAATATTTCCACCACTGCGTTTCTAAAGGTGTTTTACCAAAAGGTACTGCAGCTAGAAAAGTAAGTAGATTACAATTAAAAGTAAATGCTATATAA
- the glmM gene encoding phosphoglucosamine mutase, translated as MKLFGTDGVRGKAGAFLDAFTVIKLAQAAGVHFRKYSTTNKILVGKDTRRSGYMIENALVSGLTSVGYDVIQIGPMPTPAIAYLTESMRCDAGIMISASHNPFEDNGIKFFDNHGNKLSVEDEKEIEKIFFDNDLLQSEQVTGMDIGASKRIDDVIGRYIVVIKSSFPKDLTLKGLRIILDCANGAAYKVAPTVLEELGADVITINNKPNGFNINDNCGAMHPENVSKLVREYRADIGLALDGDADRLVVVDEKGEIVDGDKLLGALTIYLKQENLLRGDTCVATVMSNKALEDYLSKSKIKLLRSNVGDKYVLELMKEKDINFGGEQSGHIIFSDVAKTGDGLASALQVLAMIIRSKKKASEVLNPFVLYPQILHNMKVNEKIPLEEIKGLDEVLKPLRDKGMRDLIRYSGTENKIRLLLEGKNRKDVESGIETLISFFKKAL; from the coding sequence ATGAAACTATTTGGTACCGATGGAGTTAGAGGAAAGGCTGGAGCATTTTTAGATGCTTTTACTGTGATAAAACTTGCACAAGCTGCTGGTGTTCATTTTAGAAAATATTCAACTACAAATAAAATTTTAGTTGGAAAAGATACTAGAAGAAGTGGATATATGATAGAAAATGCACTTGTTAGTGGACTTACATCAGTTGGATATGATGTAATTCAAATAGGTCCTATGCCAACTCCTGCAATAGCATACTTAACAGAAAGTATGAGATGTGATGCTGGTATCATGATAAGTGCTTCACATAACCCTTTTGAAGATAATGGAATCAAGTTTTTTGATAATCATGGGAATAAATTGAGTGTCGAAGATGAAAAAGAGATTGAAAAGATTTTTTTTGATAATGATTTATTGCAAAGTGAACAAGTAACTGGTATGGATATTGGGGCATCAAAAAGGATTGATGATGTTATTGGAAGATACATAGTAGTTATAAAAAGTTCATTTCCAAAAGATTTAACTTTAAAAGGTTTACGAATAATACTTGATTGTGCAAATGGTGCAGCATATAAAGTTGCTCCTACAGTTTTAGAAGAACTTGGAGCAGATGTTATTACTATAAACAATAAGCCAAATGGTTTTAATATTAATGATAATTGTGGTGCAATGCATCCAGAAAATGTATCAAAACTTGTACGTGAGTATAGAGCGGATATTGGTTTAGCTCTTGATGGTGATGCTGATAGATTGGTTGTTGTTGATGAAAAAGGTGAAATCGTTGATGGAGATAAACTTCTTGGAGCTTTAACAATATACTTAAAACAAGAAAATTTACTAAGAGGTGATACTTGTGTCGCTACAGTGATGTCAAATAAAGCTTTAGAAGATTATTTGTCAAAAAGTAAGATAAAACTTTTAAGAAGTAATGTTGGAGATAAATATGTTCTTGAACTAATGAAAGAAAAAGATATTAATTTTGGTGGAGAACAAAGTGGACATATTATATTCTCTGATGTAGCAAAAACGGGAGATGGTTTGGCTTCAGCCTTACAAGTTCTAGCTATGATTATTAGAAGTAAGAAAAAAGCAAGTGAAGTACTAAACCCGTTTGTTCTTTATCCTCAAATTCTACATAATATGAAAGTAAATGAGAAAATACCACTAGAAGAAATAAAAGGTTTAGATGAAGTATTAAAACCTCTAAGGGATAAAGGGATGAGAGATTTGATAAGATATTCTGGAACAGAGAATAAAATAAGACTTTTACTCGAAGGAAAGAATAGAAAAGATGTTGAATCTGGTATAGAAACTTTAATCTCGTTTTTTAAAAAAGCTTTATGA
- the lspA gene encoding signal peptidase II, with protein sequence MKKEFKLAVTIFVTIFIIDQVVKYGFANLDWDVDGPVMSLKLAYNYGVAFSMFSFFNEYLKYIQLFIVVLGTLYLFKNKYLFKEYYIAIGFLYAGGLSNILDRFTYGAVVDYFYWHYGFEFAIFNFADVMINFAVAIIIFIQIRDNRREKKAKEAEEKISL encoded by the coding sequence ATGAAAAAAGAGTTTAAATTAGCAGTTACTATTTTTGTAACTATTTTTATCATTGATCAAGTTGTAAAATATGGTTTTGCAAATTTGGATTGGGACGTAGATGGTCCAGTGATGAGTCTAAAACTTGCATATAATTATGGAGTTGCTTTTTCAATGTTCTCTTTTTTTAATGAATATTTAAAATATATTCAGCTTTTTATAGTAGTTTTAGGAACACTTTATTTATTTAAGAATAAGTATTTATTTAAAGAATATTATATAGCAATAGGTTTTTTGTATGCAGGTGGATTGTCAAATATTTTAGATAGATTTACTTATGGAGCTGTTGTTGATTATTTTTATTGGCATTATGGATTTGAATTTGCAATTTTCAATTTTGCAGATGTTATGATAAATTTTGCGGTAGCTATTATAATCTTTATTCAAATACGAGATAATAGAAGAGAAAAAAAAGCAAAAGAGGCAGAGGAAAAAATTTCTTTGTAG
- the leuC gene encoding 3-isopropylmalate dehydratase large subunit yields the protein MGQTITEKIFSEHVGKKVYAGEIVRSPIDMVIGNDITTPISIRAFEEGGFEKLANPDGFAIVLDHFIPAKDIASANQAKISRDFAMKHNLKNFFDEKDMGIEHALLPEKGLVIPGDVIIGADSHTCTHGALGAFSTGMGSTDISFGMITGGNWFKVPESIKVIFKGKPSAYVTGKDLILEIIRILGVDGALYKALEFTGDTIKYLSMDDRFSLCNMAIEAGAKNGIVAYDEITKEFLERVSKDNGGLRDEPKIHYSDEDATYCQIIEIDVEKLEPVIAYPYLPSNGHSVSQAVSDNIKVDQVFIGSCTNGRLSDFKVAAEILKDKKVARHVRLILTPGTQKILREATKLGYIDTLVDAGAVVSNPTCGACLGGYMGILGDDEVCISTTNRNFVGRMGSRSSKIYLANSAVAAASAISGYITDPRSL from the coding sequence ATGGGTCAAACAATTACAGAAAAAATATTTAGTGAACATGTTGGAAAAAAAGTTTATGCTGGAGAGATTGTAAGAAGTCCAATTGATATGGTTATTGGAAATGATATTACAACACCTATCTCAATTAGAGCATTTGAAGAAGGCGGTTTTGAAAAATTAGCAAATCCAGATGGTTTTGCAATTGTTTTAGATCACTTTATTCCTGCAAAAGATATAGCTTCAGCAAATCAAGCAAAAATATCAAGAGATTTTGCTATGAAACATAACTTAAAAAACTTTTTTGATGAAAAAGATATGGGAATAGAGCATGCACTTTTACCTGAGAAAGGTTTAGTTATTCCTGGAGATGTAATTATTGGTGCAGATTCTCATACATGTACACACGGAGCTTTAGGAGCATTTTCAACTGGTATGGGAAGTACAGATATCTCTTTTGGGATGATTACTGGTGGAAATTGGTTTAAAGTTCCAGAATCAATTAAAGTTATATTTAAAGGTAAGCCTTCAGCTTATGTGACTGGAAAAGATTTAATATTAGAAATTATTAGAATCCTAGGAGTTGATGGAGCTTTATATAAAGCTTTAGAATTTACTGGAGATACAATAAAATATTTATCAATGGATGATAGATTTAGTTTATGTAATATGGCTATTGAGGCTGGAGCTAAAAATGGAATTGTAGCTTATGATGAAATTACAAAAGAATTTTTAGAAAGAGTATCAAAAGATAATGGTGGATTAAGAGATGAACCAAAAATTCACTATTCTGATGAAGATGCTACATATTGTCAAATAATAGAAATTGATGTAGAAAAACTTGAACCAGTTATTGCTTATCCATATTTACCTTCAAATGGTCATAGTGTTTCACAAGCCGTTAGTGATAATATTAAAGTAGATCAAGTTTTTATAGGAAGTTGTACTAATGGAAGATTAAGCGATTTTAAAGTTGCAGCTGAAATTTTAAAAGATAAAAAAGTAGCTCGACATGTAAGACTTATCTTAACTCCTGGAACTCAAAAGATATTAAGAGAAGCTACAAAACTTGGATATATTGATACTTTAGTAGATGCAGGGGCAGTTGTATCAAATCCTACATGTGGGGCCTGTTTAGGTGGCTATATGGGAATATTAGGTGATGATGAAGTTTGTATCTCTACAACAAATAGAAACTTTGTTGGAAGAATGGGAAGCAGAAGTTCAAAAATTTATTTAGCAAATAGTGCTGTTGCAGCAGCTTCAGCAATTTCTGGATATATAACTGATCCTAGAAGTCTATAA
- the mobA gene encoding molybdenum cofactor guanylyltransferase MobA, producing the protein MNFKPFKIPCIILSGGKSSRMKEDKSLLPFGFENSLIEYQYKRLKPYFKNIYISSKTDKFNFLNTNNLILDDNQEIYSPILALQTILETLENKKVFIITVDTPFIKIETISKLINESQEFDITIAQTSRIHNLCGVFSKDILNVIKAMIKDDIHRINHLIKSTNYKILEFQNEDEFLNLNSKDDYCKALKLIT; encoded by the coding sequence ATGAATTTTAAGCCATTTAAAATACCTTGTATTATTTTAAGTGGTGGTAAAAGCTCACGAATGAAAGAAGATAAATCTCTTCTTCCATTTGGTTTTGAAAATTCTTTAATAGAGTATCAATATAAAAGATTGAAACCATATTTTAAGAATATTTATATCTCAAGCAAAACTGACAAATTTAATTTTTTAAATACTAATAATTTAATATTAGATGATAACCAAGAAATCTACTCACCAATTTTAGCTTTACAAACAATTTTAGAGACACTAGAAAATAAAAAAGTTTTTATTATAACAGTCGATACACCTTTTATAAAAATTGAAACAATAAGCAAGTTGATAAATGAAAGCCAAGAGTTTGATATAACTATTGCACAAACTTCAAGAATTCATAATCTTTGTGGAGTTTTCTCAAAAGATATATTAAATGTTATAAAAGCTATGATAAAAGATGATATTCATAGAATAAATCATCTTATAAAATCAACAAATTATAAGATATTAGAGTTTCAAAATGAAGATGAGTTCTTGAACTTAAATTCAAAAGATGATTACTGTAAAGCATTGAAATTAATAACTTAA
- a CDS encoding NAD(P)/FAD-dependent oxidoreductase, translating to MNKDELKKALEIVDSELKKAGISRRDAFKLAGLGSAAFLAGGTQAEAATVAKASEAKGKILIIGGGLAGISTAAKLVNTLSDPDITIVEPNPKSVSYQPGTTLVASGVYKSKDELIFDTKDYLPKGVTLIKDKAVDFNPEENKVTLESGDVLAYDFLIVAAGITLDFGAIKGLEEIGDAYSAGDASKILKVFGNTGLTSVYNIDSSAHMWEQTQKFIQKAKDGNKVKGIFTSPNTAIKCGGAPKKVMYLVNARLNEAKAREHANLTLYDNSDKLFGVKEYADAIEKQFLARDMKWNFNHNLVEVDIANKIAIFNKFWEEQGEYDKDLEEYDIIKKNEKISIPFDLLHITPPQKAPDEIGKSEIGSDKGWVPVHKETLQHVKYKNIFALGDIAAVPLGKTGGTVRKQYKVLVENLVAVMEGREPTAKFGGYTVCPLITDIGKVMLAEFDWTTKPTPMIPLDPTKERWIWWILKVYLLKPMTMYGMLSGRA from the coding sequence ATGAATAAAGATGAGTTAAAAAAAGCACTTGAAATTGTTGATTCTGAACTAAAGAAGGCTGGAATTTCAAGAAGAGATGCTTTTAAATTAGCAGGTCTTGGAAGTGCAGCATTTTTAGCAGGTGGAACTCAAGCAGAAGCTGCAACAGTAGCAAAAGCTAGTGAAGCAAAAGGGAAAATTCTTATTATTGGTGGAGGTTTAGCTGGTATCTCAACGGCAGCTAAATTGGTAAATACATTGTCTGATCCTGATATTACAATAGTTGAACCAAATCCAAAATCTGTATCTTATCAGCCAGGAACTACACTTGTAGCATCTGGAGTTTATAAATCAAAAGATGAATTGATTTTCGATACAAAAGATTATTTACCAAAAGGTGTAACTTTAATAAAAGATAAAGCTGTTGATTTTAATCCTGAAGAAAATAAAGTAACACTAGAATCAGGGGATGTTTTAGCATATGATTTTCTAATAGTAGCTGCTGGTATAACTCTAGATTTCGGTGCTATTAAAGGCTTAGAAGAAATTGGAGATGCATATAGTGCTGGTGATGCTTCAAAAATATTAAAAGTTTTTGGAAATACAGGTTTAACTTCTGTTTATAATATTGATAGTTCCGCTCATATGTGGGAGCAAACTCAGAAATTTATTCAAAAAGCAAAAGATGGAAATAAGGTTAAAGGAATATTTACTTCTCCAAATACAGCAATAAAATGTGGAGGAGCACCAAAAAAAGTAATGTACTTAGTTAATGCTAGATTAAATGAAGCAAAAGCAAGAGAACATGCTAACCTTACTTTATATGACAACTCAGATAAACTTTTTGGAGTTAAAGAATATGCAGATGCTATTGAAAAACAATTCCTTGCAAGAGATATGAAATGGAACTTTAATCATAATTTAGTTGAGGTTGATATAGCAAATAAAATCGCAATTTTTAATAAATTTTGGGAAGAACAAGGAGAATATGATAAAGATTTAGAAGAGTATGATATTATCAAAAAGAATGAAAAGATTTCAATTCCATTTGATCTTTTACATATTACTCCTCCTCAAAAAGCCCCTGATGAAATAGGAAAATCTGAAATTGGATCAGATAAAGGATGGGTTCCTGTACATAAAGAAACTCTACAACATGTAAAATATAAAAATATATTTGCTTTAGGTGATATTGCAGCAGTACCATTAGGAAAAACAGGTGGAACTGTTAGAAAACAATATAAAGTATTAGTTGAAAATTTAGTAGCTGTTATGGAAGGTAGAGAGCCAACAGCTAAATTTGGTGGATATACAGTTTGTCCTCTTATAACTGATATTGGAAAAGTTATGCTTGCAGAATTTGATTGGACTACAAAACCAACTCCTATGATACCTCTTGATCCAACAAAAGAGAGATGGATTTGGTGGATATTAAAAGTTTACTTGTTAAAACCTATGACAATGTATGGAATGTTAAGCGGTAGAGCTTAA
- a CDS encoding rhodanese-like domain-containing protein, with protein MKKIVSSLIVASVLSLGVTYANELPNLTKPTQSVLELINKYKLEQVNFEYVKKKVGIGNRGSTEAILIDARPEGKYIKGTIPSSLNITDSAFEEGYKQIEDLAKDKELIVFCGGYGCEKSPIVAELLKKKGHKNVKVYSAGEPEWATKSYLEVGTVVIKTYQENNSALLIDARPNAKYMQETILGSISIPDTEIDKLGGRFPINKNERIVTFCSGYSCEKSNIVANKLIELGYTNVSVYAGGVPEWKKAGLPTTIGGKKTDDKSKELKKEFSENGAKLGSDEGTIDGEWLKKLILDEKVPEYVQIVNVLPKKDFDKGNIKGSINIEADKLSAKDIFEKLPKNKTIIFHCSAGARSLETYMKLQKEKYDLSEIFYFDANIICEGNKCKIDVNEPLE; from the coding sequence ATGAAAAAGATAGTTAGTAGTTTAATTGTAGCATCAGTTTTAAGTTTAGGTGTGACTTATGCAAATGAGTTACCTAATTTAACAAAACCTACACAGTCTGTTTTAGAGTTAATAAATAAATATAAATTAGAACAAGTTAATTTTGAATATGTTAAGAAAAAAGTTGGAATTGGAAATAGAGGTTCAACAGAAGCAATACTAATTGATGCAAGACCAGAAGGGAAATATATAAAAGGTACTATTCCTTCAAGTTTAAATATAACAGATAGTGCTTTTGAAGAAGGATACAAACAAATTGAAGATTTAGCAAAAGATAAAGAGTTAATTGTTTTTTGTGGTGGATATGGTTGTGAGAAAAGTCCAATAGTTGCTGAACTTTTAAAGAAAAAAGGGCATAAAAATGTAAAAGTTTATAGTGCAGGAGAACCTGAATGGGCAACAAAAAGTTATCTAGAAGTAGGAACAGTAGTTATTAAAACATATCAAGAAAACAATAGTGCTTTACTTATAGATGCAAGACCTAATGCTAAATATATGCAAGAGACTATATTAGGTAGTATATCTATTCCAGATACTGAAATTGACAAATTAGGTGGAAGATTTCCTATAAATAAAAATGAAAGAATAGTAACTTTTTGTTCTGGTTATTCTTGTGAGAAATCAAATATTGTAGCAAATAAACTTATAGAATTAGGATATACAAATGTATCAGTTTATGCAGGAGGAGTTCCTGAATGGAAAAAAGCTGGACTTCCTACAACAATAGGTGGTAAAAAAACTGATGATAAATCTAAAGAACTTAAAAAAGAATTTAGTGAAAATGGTGCAAAATTAGGAAGTGATGAAGGTACTATTGATGGAGAATGGTTAAAAAAATTGATATTAGATGAGAAAGTTCCAGAATATGTTCAAATTGTAAATGTACTTCCTAAAAAAGATTTTGATAAAGGTAATATTAAAGGTAGTATAAATATTGAAGCAGATAAATTAAGTGCAAAAGATATATTTGAGAAATTACCAAAAAATAAGACTATAATCTTTCATTGTAGTGCAGGGGCAAGATCTTTAGAAACTTATATGAAATTACAAAAAGAGAAATATGATTTATCAGAAATATTTTACTTCGATGCAAATATTATTTGTGAAGGTAATAAATGTAAAATTGATGTAAACGAGCCTTTGGAATAG
- the rplT gene encoding 50S ribosomal protein L20 produces MPRVKTGVVRRRRHKKLLKLARGFYSGRRKHFRKAKEQLERSLVYAYRDRRQKKRDIRKLWIIRINAACRLNDINYSRFINGLRLANIELDRKILADFAMNDSAAFASLVATAKAALK; encoded by the coding sequence ATGCCTAGAGTAAAAACTGGTGTTGTAAGAAGAAGAAGACACAAAAAACTATTAAAATTAGCAAGAGGTTTTTATAGCGGAAGAAGAAAACACTTCAGAAAAGCTAAAGAACAATTAGAAAGAAGCCTTGTTTATGCTTATAGAGATAGAAGACAGAAAAAAAGAGATATCAGAAAACTATGGATTATAAGAATCAATGCAGCTTGTAGACTAAATGATATTAACTATTCAAGATTTATAAATGGATTAAGATTAGCTAATATTGAATTAGACAGAAAAATTTTAGCTGATTTTGCTATGAATGATTCTGCTGCATTTGCATCTTTAGTAGCTACTGCTAAAGCAGCACTTAAATAA
- the rpmI gene encoding 50S ribosomal protein L35 yields MPKMKSIKGAVKRFKVKKNGTIKRGSAFRSHILTKKTQKRKRNLRGPQTVHSTNVNGILSSLCKA; encoded by the coding sequence ATGCCAAAAATGAAAAGCATCAAAGGTGCGGTTAAAAGATTTAAAGTAAAGAAAAATGGAACTATCAAAAGAGGTTCTGCTTTTAGAAGCCACATCTTAACTAAAAAAACGCAAAAAAGAAAAAGAAACTTAAGAGGACCACAAACTGTACATAGTACAAATGTAAATGGTATTCTTTCATCATTGTGTAAAGCGTAA
- the infC gene encoding translation initiation factor IF-3, translating to MNEMITAKEVRCTSDDGTNHGIIPTSEALALAEDAGLDLVLIAPDGKPPVAKIMDYGKFRYQQEKKKKEAKKNQKVIVIKEIKLSVKIAENDVSYKVKHAREFLEEGNHVKFRVFLKGREMANPEAGVEVLNKIWTMVEDIAVMDKEPKLEGRYVNLLVTPKKD from the coding sequence ATGAATGAAATGATTACAGCAAAAGAAGTTCGGTGTACAAGTGATGATGGAACAAATCATGGAATAATTCCAACAAGCGAAGCTTTAGCTTTAGCTGAAGATGCTGGACTTGATTTAGTTTTAATAGCTCCAGATGGGAAACCTCCTGTTGCTAAAATTATGGATTATGGTAAATTTAGATATCAACAAGAAAAAAAGAAAAAAGAAGCAAAGAAAAATCAAAAAGTTATTGTTATAAAAGAAATAAAACTATCTGTTAAAATTGCTGAAAATGATGTTAGCTATAAAGTTAAACATGCAAGAGAATTTCTTGAAGAAGGAAATCATGTTAAATTTAGAGTATTCTTGAAGGGAAGAGAAATGGCAAATCCAGAAGCTGGAGTTGAAGTTTTAAATAAAATTTGGACTATGGTTGAAGATATAGCTGTTATGGATAAAGAACCAAAATTAGAAGGAAGATATGTTAATCTTCTTGTAACACCTAAAAAAGATTAA